From one Thermoanaerobaculia bacterium genomic stretch:
- a CDS encoding 3-isopropylmalate dehydrogenase, giving the protein MKTFRLAIVPGDGIGVDVTREAVKVLDALPPGTARFEKVFFPWSADHYLATGESLPKGAFDDLSAHYDAIFMGAFGDPRVPDMAHARDILLGARFVLDLYVNYRPVRCLAERLNPLKNVPASAIDFVIFRENTEGSYAGSGGNFKKGTPDEVALQEDISTRKGVERIVRHAFEHAKARGKTKVCMSDKSNAMRFVGDLWQRTFHEVAAEFPGITPSHLYVDAFVMQMVKDPGQFEVVVTNNMFGDITTDLGAALQGGLGMAASGNIHPGRVSMFEPVHGSAPKYAGTGRANPFGAILTAALMIEHLGLAEPARAVESAVVGCLEARECTADVGGTLTTEQAGDAVANRIART; this is encoded by the coding sequence ATGAAGACCTTCCGCCTCGCGATCGTCCCCGGAGACGGAATCGGGGTCGACGTCACGCGCGAGGCGGTCAAGGTCCTGGACGCGCTCCCTCCGGGGACCGCGCGCTTCGAGAAGGTCTTCTTCCCGTGGAGCGCCGACCACTACCTCGCGACCGGCGAATCGCTCCCGAAAGGCGCGTTCGACGACCTCTCGGCCCACTACGACGCGATCTTCATGGGGGCGTTCGGCGACCCGCGCGTCCCCGACATGGCGCACGCGCGCGACATCCTGCTCGGCGCCCGGTTCGTGCTCGACCTCTACGTGAACTACCGACCCGTGCGCTGCCTCGCCGAGCGCCTGAACCCGCTGAAAAACGTCCCCGCCTCCGCGATCGACTTCGTGATCTTCCGCGAGAACACCGAGGGCTCCTACGCGGGAAGCGGCGGCAACTTCAAGAAAGGCACTCCGGACGAGGTCGCGCTCCAGGAGGACATCTCGACCCGCAAGGGCGTCGAGCGGATCGTCCGCCACGCGTTCGAGCACGCGAAGGCGCGCGGAAAGACGAAAGTCTGCATGTCGGACAAGTCCAACGCGATGCGCTTCGTCGGCGACCTCTGGCAGCGGACCTTCCACGAGGTCGCCGCCGAGTTTCCCGGGATCACGCCGTCGCACCTCTACGTCGACGCGTTCGTGATGCAGATGGTGAAGGACCCCGGGCAGTTCGAGGTGGTCGTCACGAACAACATGTTCGGCGACATCACGACCGACCTCGGCGCGGCGCTCCAGGGCGGGCTGGGGATGGCCGCGTCGGGCAACATCCACCCGGGCCGGGTTTCGATGTTCGAGCCGGTGCACGGCTCCGCGCCGAAGTACGCCGGCACGGGCCGGGCGAACCCCTTCGGCGCGATCCTGACCGCCGCGCTGATGATCGAGCACCTCGGTCTCGCCGAGCCCGCGCGCGCGGTCGAGAGCGCGGTCGTCGGCTGCCTCGAAGCCCGGGAGTGCACCGCCGACGTCGGCGGGACGCTCACGACCGAGCAGGCCGGCGACGCCGTCGCGAACAGGATCGCGCGCACCTGA